One genomic segment of Actinoplanes ianthinogenes includes these proteins:
- a CDS encoding GNAT family N-acetyltransferase, with amino-acid sequence MITVRRATAEDLPEVATLFAGYLDFYQRPAPRDTILAFLRERQERTESVVLLARTEDGEPAGIVNIYPTFSSLSMAPVWTLNDLFVAPAARRRGVGQALVRACAAEARAAGAIGVQLQTAPDNETAQALYRSEGFEPDTFSAYYLTLH; translated from the coding sequence ATGATCACGGTACGTCGCGCCACCGCCGAGGACCTGCCCGAGGTGGCCACCCTGTTCGCCGGTTATCTCGACTTCTATCAGCGCCCGGCGCCCCGGGACACCATCCTCGCCTTCCTCCGCGAGCGGCAGGAGCGCACCGAGTCCGTCGTGCTGCTGGCCCGCACCGAGGACGGCGAGCCGGCCGGGATCGTCAACATCTACCCCACCTTCTCCTCACTGTCGATGGCGCCGGTGTGGACACTCAACGACCTGTTCGTCGCCCCGGCCGCCCGGCGCAGGGGCGTCGGGCAGGCCCTGGTGCGCGCCTGCGCCGCCGAGGCCCGGGCGGCCGGCGCGATCGGCGTGCAGTTGCAGACCGCGCCGGACAACGAGACGGCGCAGGCGCTGTACCGCTCCGAGGGCTTCGAGCCGGACACCTTCAGCGCCTACTACCTGACCCTGCACTGA
- a CDS encoding ABC transporter substrate-binding protein: MNSRLFAAFAAVILLAAGCGGTDEKAPTTAGQLDKVNTGVIAIVDVAPIYLGKEKGFFKEQNIDLTLTTAQGGAAIVPAVVGGEYQFGFSNTISLLLGASKNLPIKVVSNGNNSTGVDGKDFAGLFVKADSPIKSPKDLAGKTVAANTLKNIVETSVRASVRKDGGDPAAVKFTELAFPDQVPALQKGSVDAIFVVEPFQQAAVAAGARKIASSYVDVAPDLTVAMYFTSKQLIAANPDLVRRFTDAMKKSLTYADAHPDEVRDVLGTYTKIAPEVRSVLVLPKFPAEVNRASVETLADLAVTDQLLTQKPDINALLP, encoded by the coding sequence ATGAATTCCAGGCTGTTCGCGGCATTCGCCGCAGTGATCCTGCTTGCCGCCGGGTGCGGCGGCACCGACGAGAAGGCGCCGACGACCGCCGGGCAGCTCGACAAGGTCAACACCGGCGTGATCGCGATCGTCGACGTCGCCCCGATCTACCTGGGCAAGGAGAAGGGCTTCTTCAAGGAGCAGAACATCGATCTGACGCTGACCACCGCCCAGGGTGGCGCCGCGATCGTCCCGGCCGTGGTCGGCGGCGAGTACCAGTTCGGCTTCAGCAACACGATCTCGCTGCTGCTCGGCGCGTCCAAGAACCTGCCGATCAAGGTGGTCTCGAACGGCAACAACTCGACCGGCGTCGACGGCAAGGACTTCGCCGGCCTGTTCGTCAAGGCGGACAGCCCGATCAAGTCGCCCAAGGACCTGGCCGGCAAGACGGTCGCCGCGAACACCCTGAAGAACATCGTCGAGACCAGCGTGCGCGCCTCGGTCCGCAAGGACGGCGGCGACCCGGCCGCGGTGAAGTTCACCGAGCTCGCCTTCCCCGACCAGGTCCCGGCGCTCCAGAAGGGCAGCGTCGACGCGATCTTCGTGGTCGAGCCGTTCCAGCAGGCCGCGGTGGCCGCCGGCGCCCGCAAGATCGCGTCCAGTTACGTGGACGTCGCCCCGGACCTCACCGTGGCCATGTACTTCACCTCGAAGCAGCTGATCGCCGCCAACCCGGACCTGGTCCGGCGCTTCACCGACGCCATGAAGAAATCCTTGACGTACGCCGACGCGCACCCGGACGAGGTACGCGACGTCCTCGGCACCTACACGAAGATCGCCCCCGAGGTCCGCTCCGTCCTCGTCCTGCCGAAGTTCCCCGCCGAGGTGAACCGCGCCTCCGTCGAGACCCTCGCCGACCTGGCCGTCACCGACCAGTTGCTGACTCAGAAGCCGGACATCAACGCGCTGCTGCCCTGA
- a CDS encoding SDR family NAD(P)-dependent oxidoreductase produces the protein MTTPSENPFAVVTGASSGIGYELARQLAEHGHDLLIVAEDEGIEEAAADLRRDGRNQVLAVRADLAGRTGVEQAWAAVEATGRPVDALALNAGRGIGGAFVGGTPLEAELNVIDVNITSTVHLAKLALPGMVARGRGRVLITSSIASMMPGTYQAVYNASKSFVQSFAEALRAELKDTGVTVTALMPGPTDTNFFHRAEMDDTRVGAGPKDDPAQVAEQGIRALLDGKEKVLAGSVKTRAQAVASKVMPDSAKAELHRKMAEPGSGN, from the coding sequence ATGACGACACCGAGTGAGAACCCGTTCGCCGTGGTCACCGGCGCCTCCAGCGGCATCGGCTACGAGCTGGCCCGGCAGCTCGCCGAGCACGGCCACGACCTGCTGATCGTCGCCGAGGACGAGGGCATCGAGGAGGCCGCCGCGGACCTGCGCCGGGACGGGCGCAACCAGGTCCTGGCGGTCCGCGCCGACCTGGCCGGCCGGACCGGCGTGGAGCAGGCGTGGGCGGCCGTGGAGGCGACCGGGCGGCCGGTCGACGCACTGGCGCTCAACGCCGGCCGGGGCATCGGCGGCGCCTTCGTCGGCGGCACCCCGCTGGAGGCCGAGCTGAACGTCATCGACGTGAACATCACCTCGACGGTGCACCTGGCCAAGCTGGCGCTGCCCGGCATGGTCGCCCGCGGGCGGGGCCGGGTGCTGATCACCTCGTCGATCGCGTCCATGATGCCGGGCACCTATCAGGCGGTCTACAACGCGTCGAAGTCGTTCGTGCAGTCGTTCGCCGAGGCGCTGCGGGCCGAGCTGAAGGACACCGGGGTGACGGTCACCGCGCTGATGCCGGGGCCGACCGACACGAACTTCTTCCACCGTGCCGAGATGGACGACACCCGGGTCGGCGCCGGCCCCAAGGACGACCCGGCGCAGGTCGCCGAGCAGGGCATCCGGGCGTTGCTCGACGGCAAGGAGAAGGTTCTCGCCGGATCGGTGAAGACCCGGGCGCAGGCGGTGGCCAGCAAGGTCATGCCGGACAGCGCGAAGGCCGAGCTGCACCGCAAGATGGCCGAGCCCGGGTCGGGGAACTGA
- a CDS encoding methyltransferase — translation MGDDEALLRLGQRLRDDGYRFTTVTPATHARVNRRPGNEVAGDLRDVFGWSRPFPPELLPGELRELMLAAGVADEGGVLWRSRVRFSTYDGELFVHSAFPTDAPDSVFFGPDTYRLIDAATAYLEGREQPVARVADIGCGTAAGAIAVAKRAPDAQVLAVDINDTALRYARVNARLAGTTGVQPRHGDLLDDVDGAFDLIIANPPFMVDPAGRAYRDGGGPDGNDLSLRIIDAAAKRLAGGGALVLFSGTGITGGRDPLRAAAADRLAGTDLTWTYREVDPDVYGEELEGPAYAGADRIAVVVLTATRSLPQ, via the coding sequence ATGGGCGACGACGAGGCGCTGCTGCGGCTCGGGCAGCGGCTGCGCGACGACGGCTACCGGTTCACCACGGTCACCCCGGCGACCCACGCGCGGGTGAACCGGCGGCCGGGCAACGAGGTGGCCGGGGACCTGCGGGACGTGTTCGGGTGGAGCCGGCCGTTCCCGCCCGAGCTGCTGCCGGGTGAGCTGCGCGAGCTGATGCTGGCGGCCGGGGTGGCCGACGAGGGCGGCGTGCTGTGGCGCAGCCGGGTGCGGTTCTCGACGTACGACGGCGAGCTGTTCGTGCACTCGGCGTTCCCCACCGACGCGCCGGACTCGGTGTTCTTCGGCCCGGACACGTACCGGCTGATCGATGCCGCCACGGCGTACCTGGAGGGTCGCGAGCAACCGGTCGCCCGGGTGGCGGACATCGGCTGCGGCACCGCGGCGGGCGCGATCGCGGTCGCGAAGCGAGCGCCGGACGCGCAGGTCCTCGCCGTGGACATCAACGACACCGCGCTGCGCTACGCCCGGGTCAACGCCCGGCTGGCCGGGACCACCGGGGTGCAGCCGCGCCACGGTGACCTGCTCGACGACGTGGACGGCGCGTTCGACCTGATCATCGCGAACCCGCCGTTCATGGTCGACCCGGCCGGCCGCGCCTATCGCGACGGCGGCGGCCCGGACGGCAATGATCTGTCCCTGCGCATAATCGACGCCGCGGCGAAACGGCTCGCGGGCGGCGGGGCGCTGGTGCTGTTCAGCGGCACCGGGATCACCGGCGGCCGGGACCCGCTGCGGGCGGCCGCCGCCGACCGGCTGGCCGGCACCGACCTGACCTGGACCTATCGGGAGGTGGACCCGGACGTCTACGGCGAGGAGCTGGAGGGCCCGGCGTATGCCGGGGCGGACCGGATCGCGGTGGTCGTGCTGACCGCCACCCGGTCACTCCCGCAGTGA
- a CDS encoding iron-containing redox enzyme family protein, which produces MKLPVARGALSSAVIDALSGGAADFTVAPDDDEDFHLALFVCYELAYRGWDGVDDAWEWRLDLLRLRAELEDRWQDRLHELAGPPVAADPETVPAELARIVAADDGPSLSGYLRGRATHEQFREFVIHRSVYHLREADPHTWAIPRLGGRAKAALVEIQADEYGDGVTGRMHQELFKQTMSWFGLDLTYGGYVHAVPAETLAVNNLMSFFGLHRARRGAILGHLAAYEMTSSLPNRAYGNGLRRLGGDASATAFYDEHVEADAVHEQIAAHDLCGTFALAEPDLAGQVLWGARCALAVDTLWARAVLDAWAAGRSSLRE; this is translated from the coding sequence ATGAAATTGCCGGTGGCACGAGGGGCCCTGTCCAGCGCTGTGATCGACGCGCTGTCCGGTGGCGCCGCCGACTTCACCGTCGCGCCCGACGACGACGAGGACTTCCATCTGGCGCTGTTCGTCTGCTACGAGCTGGCCTACCGCGGCTGGGACGGGGTCGACGACGCCTGGGAATGGCGCCTCGACCTGCTGCGGCTGCGCGCCGAGCTGGAGGACCGCTGGCAGGACCGGCTGCACGAGCTGGCCGGGCCGCCGGTGGCCGCCGACCCGGAGACGGTCCCGGCCGAGCTGGCCCGGATCGTGGCCGCCGACGACGGGCCGTCCCTCTCCGGCTACCTGCGCGGGCGGGCCACCCACGAGCAGTTCCGCGAGTTCGTCATCCACCGGTCGGTCTACCACCTGCGCGAGGCCGACCCGCACACCTGGGCGATCCCGCGACTCGGCGGGCGGGCCAAGGCCGCCCTCGTCGAGATCCAGGCCGACGAGTACGGCGACGGGGTCACCGGCCGGATGCACCAGGAGCTGTTCAAGCAGACCATGAGCTGGTTCGGGCTGGACCTGACCTATGGCGGTTACGTGCACGCGGTGCCCGCCGAGACGCTGGCGGTCAACAACCTGATGTCGTTCTTCGGCCTGCACCGGGCCCGTCGCGGCGCGATCCTGGGCCACCTGGCCGCCTACGAGATGACCTCGTCGCTGCCGAACCGGGCGTACGGCAACGGCCTGCGCCGCCTCGGTGGCGACGCGAGCGCGACCGCGTTCTACGACGAGCACGTGGAGGCGGACGCGGTGCACGAGCAGATCGCCGCGCACGACCTGTGCGGCACGTTCGCGCTGGCCGAGCCGGACCTGGCCGGTCAGGTGCTGTGGGGCGCCCGGTGCGCGCTCGCGGTCGACACCCTGTGGGCCCGGGCGGTGCTGGACGCGTGGGCCGCGGGCCGGTCGTCACTGCGGGAGTGA
- a CDS encoding CDGSH iron-sulfur domain-containing protein, whose product MTSTITPYEDGPLLIRGDFELVTPDGRRIDPARRTVALCRCGKSADKPFCDGTHKTVRFKAGTGRDNPPPSVD is encoded by the coding sequence ATGACGTCGACCATCACTCCGTACGAGGACGGCCCGCTGCTCATCCGCGGCGACTTCGAGCTGGTCACGCCGGACGGGAGGCGGATCGATCCGGCGCGCCGCACCGTCGCGCTGTGCCGCTGCGGCAAGTCGGCCGACAAGCCGTTCTGCGACGGCACCCACAAGACCGTGCGATTCAAGGCCGGAACCGGACGCGACAACCCGCCACCGAGCGTCGATTGA
- a CDS encoding MFS transporter gives MRKWLPLLAVSLSTFMLLVDLTIVTIAAPDLAAELHSSFSALQWTVDLYVLVLASLLMAAGSLADRLGHRRVFVTGLIVFAAASLACGLAPDTGTLILARGVQGAGAAAMYATNAALLGLTYTGRDRSVAFGVWGAANGAAAAAGPILGGLLTEQVGWRSIFLINLPVAVAALILARLALPGGRGSGAGRLDLPGVATFTCSVSLIVYGLIRAGEAGWTDPATAGVLAAGVAAALLFLLLERRREQPMLDLALFRRPAFTVLMAGAAGLTAAAFANTVFISLWAQSVLGLGPMAAGLVLAPMAVVSFVVAAAGGRLLHGVPARWTIGGGLLLIGCGNALCLLVDGDSGWAAVLPGLAVTGVGVGLSTPVLASAALSVVRPERAGMANGAANTFRQLGYALALPVLATLMTARIRDDLGAAVAERLVGGDYPALAAEVPGAVLRGAYAAGLDRVFLISAVLAVLTGVAILALLRPATDREPAPAPAPVG, from the coding sequence ATGCGCAAATGGTTGCCCCTGCTCGCCGTCTCGCTGAGCACGTTCATGCTGCTGGTCGATCTGACCATCGTCACCATCGCCGCCCCGGACCTGGCCGCCGAGCTGCACTCGTCGTTCTCCGCCCTGCAGTGGACCGTCGACCTTTATGTGCTGGTGCTCGCCTCGCTGCTGATGGCGGCCGGTTCGCTGGCCGACCGGCTCGGGCACCGGCGGGTCTTCGTGACCGGCCTGATCGTCTTCGCCGCCGCCTCGCTGGCCTGCGGGCTGGCCCCGGACACCGGCACGCTGATCCTCGCCCGCGGCGTGCAGGGCGCGGGCGCCGCGGCCATGTACGCCACCAACGCCGCCCTGCTCGGCCTCACCTACACCGGCCGGGACCGCTCGGTGGCCTTCGGTGTGTGGGGCGCCGCGAACGGGGCGGCGGCCGCGGCCGGCCCGATCCTCGGCGGGCTGCTCACCGAGCAGGTCGGCTGGCGCTCCATCTTCCTGATCAACCTGCCGGTCGCGGTGGCGGCCCTGATCCTGGCCCGGCTGGCCCTGCCCGGCGGCCGCGGCTCCGGCGCCGGGCGGCTGGACCTGCCCGGCGTGGCCACCTTCACGTGCTCGGTGTCGCTGATCGTCTACGGCCTGATCCGGGCCGGGGAAGCCGGCTGGACCGACCCGGCGACGGCCGGCGTGCTGGCCGCCGGGGTGGCCGCCGCCCTGCTGTTCCTGCTGCTGGAACGCCGTCGCGAGCAGCCGATGCTGGACCTGGCGCTGTTCCGGCGCCCGGCGTTCACCGTGCTGATGGCCGGGGCGGCGGGACTGACCGCCGCCGCGTTCGCCAACACGGTGTTCATCTCGCTGTGGGCGCAGTCGGTGCTCGGCCTCGGCCCGATGGCGGCCGGTCTGGTGCTGGCGCCGATGGCCGTGGTCTCCTTCGTGGTCGCGGCGGCGGGCGGGCGGCTGCTGCACGGGGTTCCGGCCCGCTGGACGATCGGCGGCGGGCTGCTGCTGATCGGCTGTGGCAACGCGCTGTGCCTGCTGGTCGACGGCGACTCGGGCTGGGCCGCGGTGCTGCCCGGACTGGCGGTGACCGGTGTCGGGGTGGGTTTGAGCACGCCGGTGCTGGCGTCGGCCGCGCTGTCCGTGGTGCGCCCGGAGCGGGCCGGGATGGCGAACGGGGCGGCCAACACGTTCCGGCAGCTCGGGTACGCCCTGGCACTGCCGGTGCTGGCCACCCTGATGACCGCCCGGATCCGGGACGACCTGGGTGCCGCGGTCGCCGAGCGGCTGGTCGGCGGCGACTATCCGGCGCTGGCCGCCGAGGTGCCCGGCGCGGTGCTGCGCGGCGCCTACGCGGCCGGCCTCGACCGGGTCTTCCTGATCAGCGCGGTCCTGGCGGTGCTGACCGGGGTCGCGATCCTGGCCCTGCTGCGGCCCGCCACGGACCGGGAACCGGCCCCCGCGCCGGCACCGGTCGGCTGA
- a CDS encoding Lrp/AsnC family transcriptional regulator, whose product MDPLTLDDLDRQLAHALQVDGRASFSQIAAVLGASDRTVARRYQRLRSTGALRVVGLPYAGALGHVDWLIRMRCTPDAAMPVATALARRADTSWVSVMSGGTEISCITRTRKQAEDGELLLQRLPRNSRVTSVSAHCILRAVAGTNGWPGRTAALTPDQVAALQPPAAQPAGRVTLTTADNDLLTMLARDGRATHPALAAATGWSETTVRRRLEELRRTDILYFDVEIDPALFGYTAEAMLWLTVAPSALTGVTQALASHPQIAYATAVTGPAGIAASVLCRNLDELYEYLANGVGALDGVSSAETVPLVRRVKGAGTVLVS is encoded by the coding sequence GTGGATCCACTCACCCTGGATGACCTCGATCGGCAGTTGGCCCACGCGTTGCAGGTCGACGGGCGCGCCTCGTTCAGCCAGATCGCGGCCGTGCTCGGCGCGTCCGACCGCACCGTGGCCCGGCGCTATCAGCGGCTGCGGTCCACCGGAGCGCTGCGCGTGGTCGGCTTGCCGTACGCGGGCGCCCTCGGTCACGTCGACTGGCTGATCCGGATGCGCTGCACTCCGGACGCGGCGATGCCGGTGGCGACCGCGCTGGCCCGGCGCGCCGACACGTCATGGGTGTCGGTGATGTCCGGCGGTACCGAGATCAGCTGCATCACCCGCACCCGCAAGCAGGCCGAGGACGGCGAGCTGCTGCTGCAACGGCTGCCGAGGAACTCGCGGGTCACCTCGGTCAGCGCGCACTGCATCCTGCGCGCGGTGGCCGGCACCAACGGCTGGCCCGGGCGCACCGCCGCCCTGACCCCGGACCAGGTGGCCGCCCTCCAGCCGCCCGCCGCCCAGCCCGCCGGCCGGGTCACGCTCACCACCGCCGACAACGACCTGCTGACCATGCTGGCCCGCGACGGCCGGGCGACGCACCCGGCGCTGGCCGCGGCGACCGGCTGGTCGGAGACCACCGTCCGGCGCCGCCTCGAGGAGCTGCGCCGCACCGACATCCTCTATTTCGACGTGGAGATCGACCCGGCCCTGTTCGGATACACCGCCGAGGCGATGCTGTGGCTGACCGTCGCCCCGTCCGCCCTGACCGGCGTCACCCAGGCGCTGGCGAGTCACCCGCAGATCGCGTACGCCACCGCGGTGACCGGCCCGGCCGGCATCGCCGCCTCCGTCCTCTGCCGCAACCTGGACGAACTCTACGAGTACCTGGCCAACGGCGTCGGCGCCCTCGACGGTGTCTCCAGCGCGGAAACCGTCCCCCTGGTGCGCCGCGTCAAGGGCGCCGGCACCGTCCTGGTCAGCTGA
- a CDS encoding PAS domain-containing sensor histidine kinase, which produces MGKTGLDYRTLFRSSPAALLVLDPELIIVDVTDTYLTATMRGRDELLGLHLFTAFPDNPDDTEPGGVNRLAASLDRVRREGVTDVMAIHKYDIPRPDGTFETRYWAPVNAPVFAADGTIALLVHRVEDVTEYVLAQQDGALGRLAGELRVRTEQVESEIFARRQAQERTATMQAAADSLDIAILACDAQGRPVLRNQTAWELLDDQWPEQLRPPLRRAVRGEVVRDAEVDLRLPGRPRRILRMNARPIAGQPGLTTVVSLRDITARRLAARLQEGELEVTHLIAQGRPSGETLRQVMRIVGTSIGWSATEFWVLDEVTQALRREARWTFFHREDPPSLSVGLPGRAWRAATPLWEREAGAGAALAIPVPSGPKPLGVLVCYSDGEEISEHLRDAVVTGIGARLGEFLERRRAERLAAELDRTRDEYIALVGHELRTPLTSIQAHTELLLDDPGLDDEQRDALTVMLRNAESLRGIVMRLLDVAGLRWGHIELNRAPMDLAELVRAAVSGRTGVVVDAAEAVTVDGDPERLREVLDELLTNAVTWAVAGTAVNVGVHADAGAAVVTVSNVGEGIPAEERGRLFDLFFRGEAARHQGVPGHGLGLTVARAVVEQHGGTLTVSEPGPAATTFTLRLPVS; this is translated from the coding sequence GTGGGCAAGACTGGGCTCGACTATCGGACGCTGTTCCGCAGCTCGCCGGCGGCGCTGCTCGTGCTGGACCCCGAGCTGATCATCGTCGACGTCACGGACACCTACCTGACGGCCACCATGCGCGGGCGCGACGAGCTGCTGGGACTGCACCTGTTCACCGCCTTCCCCGACAACCCCGACGACACCGAGCCGGGCGGGGTGAACCGGCTCGCCGCGTCGCTCGACCGGGTCCGTCGCGAGGGCGTCACCGACGTGATGGCCATCCACAAATACGACATCCCGCGACCCGACGGCACCTTCGAGACTCGCTACTGGGCGCCGGTCAACGCGCCGGTGTTCGCCGCCGACGGCACGATCGCGCTGCTCGTGCACCGGGTGGAGGACGTCACCGAATACGTCCTGGCGCAGCAGGACGGCGCGCTGGGACGCCTCGCCGGCGAGCTGCGGGTGCGCACCGAGCAGGTCGAGTCGGAGATCTTCGCCCGGCGCCAGGCGCAGGAGCGGACCGCGACGATGCAGGCCGCGGCCGACAGCCTGGACATCGCGATCCTGGCCTGCGACGCGCAGGGCCGGCCGGTGCTGCGCAACCAGACCGCCTGGGAGCTGCTCGACGACCAGTGGCCGGAGCAGCTGCGTCCGCCGCTGCGGCGCGCGGTGCGCGGCGAGGTGGTCCGGGACGCCGAGGTGGACCTGCGCCTGCCCGGGCGGCCCCGGCGGATCCTGCGGATGAACGCCCGCCCGATCGCCGGGCAGCCGGGGCTCACCACGGTGGTGTCGCTGCGGGACATCACCGCCCGCCGGCTCGCCGCCCGGTTGCAGGAGGGCGAGCTGGAGGTCACCCACCTGATCGCGCAGGGGCGTCCGTCCGGGGAGACGCTGCGGCAGGTGATGCGGATTGTCGGCACCTCGATCGGCTGGTCGGCGACCGAGTTCTGGGTGCTCGACGAGGTCACCCAGGCGTTGCGGCGGGAGGCCCGCTGGACGTTCTTCCACCGGGAGGACCCGCCGAGCCTGAGCGTGGGACTGCCGGGGCGGGCGTGGCGGGCGGCCACCCCGCTGTGGGAGAGGGAGGCGGGGGCCGGCGCGGCGCTGGCCATCCCGGTCCCGTCCGGGCCGAAACCGCTCGGGGTGCTGGTCTGCTACAGCGACGGTGAGGAGATCTCCGAGCACCTGCGGGACGCGGTGGTCACCGGGATCGGCGCCCGGCTCGGCGAGTTCCTCGAACGCCGCCGCGCCGAACGACTCGCGGCGGAGCTGGACCGCACCCGGGACGAGTACATCGCGCTGGTCGGGCACGAGCTGCGCACGCCGCTGACCAGCATCCAGGCGCACACCGAGCTGCTCCTCGACGACCCCGGGCTGGACGACGAGCAGCGGGACGCCCTGACGGTGATGCTGCGCAACGCGGAGAGCCTGCGCGGCATCGTGATGCGCCTGCTCGACGTGGCCGGCCTGCGCTGGGGCCACATCGAGCTGAACCGGGCGCCGATGGACCTGGCCGAGCTGGTCCGCGCCGCGGTGTCCGGCCGGACCGGCGTGGTGGTCGACGCGGCCGAGGCGGTCACCGTCGACGGCGACCCGGAGCGGCTGCGGGAGGTGCTGGACGAGCTGCTGACCAACGCGGTGACCTGGGCGGTCGCGGGCACAGCGGTGAACGTCGGGGTGCACGCGGACGCGGGCGCGGCGGTGGTGACGGTGTCGAACGTGGGGGAGGGGATTCCGGCGGAGGAGCGCGGGCGGCTGTTCGATCTGTTCTTCCGCGGCGAGGCGGCCCGGCATCAGGGGGTGCCGGGTCACGGTCTCGGGCTGACGGTGGCGCGGGCGGTCGTCGAGCAGCACGGGGGCACGCTGACCGTGAGCGAGCCGGGACCGGCGGCCACCACGTTCACGCTCCGGCTTCCGGTCAGCTGA
- a CDS encoding alpha/beta hydrolase — protein sequence MSRQQQRDAVRAALAAAPKERGTVEQERAGFELFGTARPLASGVIGDDVTLGGRRAVRLRGDDQSRTVVLYLHGGGYVVGSHRTGARLASALVARTGGTGYSLDYRLAPEHPYPGAVEDALAAYREVLVTTAASDIVVAGDSAGGGLTVALLVAAREAGLPQPAAAAVFSPWADLTLTGESLRTRAGADPLFDVPALRWYADHYAPTAAAARAASPIFADLSGLAPLLVQVGGDELLLDDAVRLAARAAADDVEVTLEVGPGLPHVYQINFGALDDADEALDRAGTFLSRRLHAAVAA from the coding sequence ATGAGCCGACAGCAACAGCGGGACGCGGTCCGGGCGGCGCTGGCCGCGGCGCCGAAGGAGCGCGGGACCGTCGAGCAGGAGCGGGCCGGGTTCGAGCTGTTCGGGACGGCACGGCCGCTCGCGTCCGGGGTGATCGGCGACGACGTCACGCTGGGCGGCCGGCGCGCGGTGCGCCTGCGCGGTGATGATCAGTCCCGGACGGTGGTGCTGTATCTGCACGGCGGCGGCTACGTGGTCGGCTCGCACCGGACCGGCGCGCGGCTCGCCTCGGCGCTGGTGGCCCGGACCGGCGGGACCGGATATTCGCTGGATTACCGGCTGGCGCCGGAGCATCCGTACCCGGGCGCGGTCGAGGACGCCCTCGCGGCCTACCGGGAGGTGCTGGTCACGACCGCGGCGAGCGACATCGTGGTGGCCGGTGACTCGGCCGGGGGCGGGCTCACCGTCGCGCTGCTGGTCGCGGCGCGCGAGGCCGGGCTGCCGCAGCCGGCCGCGGCCGCGGTCTTCTCCCCGTGGGCCGATCTGACCCTCACCGGCGAGAGCCTGCGGACCCGGGCCGGCGCCGATCCGCTGTTCGACGTGCCGGCGCTGCGGTGGTATGCCGATCACTACGCGCCGACGGCCGCGGCGGCCCGGGCGGCGAGTCCGATCTTCGCTGATCTGTCCGGGCTGGCGCCGCTGCTGGTCCAGGTCGGCGGCGACGAGCTGCTGCTGGACGACGCGGTGCGGCTGGCGGCGCGGGCCGCCGCCGACGACGTCGAGGTGACCCTCGAGGTGGGGCCCGGGCTGCCGCACGTCTATCAGATCAACTTCGGGGCGCTCGACGACGCCGACGAGGCGCTCGACCGTGCGGGCACGTTCCTGTCCCGCCGGCTGCACGCCGCTGTCGCCGCCTGA
- a CDS encoding MarR family winged helix-turn-helix transcriptional regulator, producing MTDLTSLFTDLVRTETLLWNRVDARVRAEHDMALGQLEFLRIIDGRPACRVFDIAQEVGITVGATSKGVDRLVARGWCERRANPDDRRSSLLSLTPAGSQALAAAVPTFEAAWAEQVAALPQPMLAQLAAGLHTWRRHLESGMAQPTEAELDHGNGPGAA from the coding sequence GTGACGGACCTCACATCGCTGTTCACCGATCTCGTCCGGACCGAGACGCTGCTCTGGAACCGTGTCGACGCGCGCGTGCGCGCCGAGCACGACATGGCGCTCGGCCAGCTGGAGTTCCTGCGCATCATCGACGGCCGCCCGGCCTGCCGGGTCTTCGACATCGCCCAGGAGGTCGGCATCACCGTCGGCGCCACCAGCAAGGGGGTGGATCGCCTGGTCGCCCGGGGCTGGTGCGAGCGGCGCGCCAACCCGGACGACCGGCGCTCGTCACTGCTGTCCCTCACCCCGGCGGGCTCGCAGGCGCTGGCCGCGGCGGTGCCGACCTTCGAGGCGGCCTGGGCCGAGCAGGTGGCCGCCCTCCCGCAGCCGATGCTGGCTCAGCTGGCCGCCGGACTGCACACCTGGCGCCGCCACCTCGAGTCCGGAATGGCCCAGCCGACTGAGGCCGAATTGGACCATGGCAACGGGCCGGGCGCGGCCTAG